A section of the Ciceribacter thiooxidans genome encodes:
- a CDS encoding outer membrane protein: MIKHFARALLFAAMVSPATAADMSAPLVTPVSSDWSGFYLGAHVGGGRSIIDWTYDLGGTADHEGKGILGGAQAGYNFQSDNWVFGLEADISASGIDGDTACPNPAFTCSSDAKWLSTVRGRVGYSFDNLLVYGTGGLGIGRFEMSTDNGAGTSGSTTKTDTGWVAGAGVEYAISPRWSVKAEYMYYDFGKSSYDVDGGLGIEVDQRYHTGKVGVNFKF; the protein is encoded by the coding sequence GCCATGGTGAGCCCGGCGACGGCGGCCGATATGTCGGCTCCCCTGGTAACGCCGGTTTCCAGCGACTGGTCCGGCTTTTACCTCGGTGCGCATGTCGGCGGCGGCAGGTCGATCATAGACTGGACCTATGATCTCGGCGGCACGGCCGACCACGAGGGCAAAGGTATTCTGGGTGGCGCGCAGGCCGGCTACAACTTCCAGTCCGACAACTGGGTCTTCGGTCTCGAAGCCGACATTTCCGCCTCCGGCATCGACGGCGACACCGCCTGCCCGAACCCGGCCTTCACCTGCTCCAGCGACGCCAAGTGGCTTTCGACGGTTCGCGGCCGCGTCGGCTACAGCTTCGACAACCTGCTCGTCTACGGCACCGGTGGCCTCGGCATCGGTCGTTTCGAAATGAGCACGGACAACGGTGCCGGCACCAGCGGCAGCACCACCAAGACCGATACCGGCTGGGTCGCCGGCGCGGGCGTCGAATACGCAATCTCGCCCCGCTGGTCGGTCAAGGCCGAATACATGTATTACGATTTCGGCAAATCCAGCTACGACGTCGACGGCGGACTCGGCATCGAAGTCGACCAGCGCTACCACACCGGCAAGGTCGGCGTGAACTTCAAGTTCTGA
- a CDS encoding diacylglycerol/lipid kinase family protein encodes MRIRAIFNRDGGTFKTADMTQVADLATDVFSARGHEFECLVVSGSEILPALAAAVRDTDALIAGGGDGTISAAAGVAWKAGLPLGVVPAGTMNLFARSLRIPLDLGAALETLAASPIRAVDIASVNGRPFVHQFSAGLHARMVRMREAKSYASRLGKIRASVRAALGVMLKPPRFEVVFDLDHDGRNERRIVSAISISNNPFGERPLFFADELTGGKLGVYLADALEPWGVAKLAFDIARGRMKENAAVTAATAETIRLHFPRHPRGAHCVVDGELVRMPDRLEVRIHPGELQVLAPPALPDT; translated from the coding sequence ATGCGCATCAGGGCCATCTTCAATCGCGACGGCGGAACGTTCAAGACGGCCGACATGACGCAGGTTGCGGACCTGGCGACTGACGTCTTCTCGGCCCGCGGGCATGAATTCGAGTGCCTTGTCGTCAGCGGGAGCGAGATCCTGCCGGCGCTTGCGGCAGCCGTGCGGGACACGGACGCCCTGATCGCCGGCGGTGGCGACGGCACCATCTCGGCGGCGGCGGGTGTCGCATGGAAGGCCGGATTGCCGCTCGGCGTGGTGCCGGCCGGCACCATGAACCTCTTCGCCCGTTCGCTGCGCATTCCGCTCGACCTCGGCGCGGCGCTGGAGACGCTCGCGGCAAGCCCGATTCGCGCCGTGGACATTGCGTCGGTCAACGGCCGGCCCTTCGTCCACCAGTTCTCCGCCGGCCTTCATGCCCGCATGGTGCGGATGCGCGAGGCGAAGAGCTACGCCTCGCGTCTCGGCAAGATCAGGGCGAGCGTGCGCGCCGCCCTCGGCGTGATGCTGAAGCCGCCGCGCTTCGAGGTCGTGTTCGATCTCGACCATGACGGCCGCAACGAGCGTCGCATCGTTTCGGCGATCTCGATCTCGAACAATCCGTTCGGCGAGCGACCGCTCTTCTTCGCTGACGAACTCACCGGCGGCAAGCTCGGCGTCTATCTCGCCGATGCGCTGGAACCGTGGGGCGTGGCGAAGCTTGCCTTCGATATTGCCCGCGGGCGGATGAAGGAGAACGCCGCCGTCACCGCCGCCACTGCCGAGACGATCCGGCTGCACTTTCCGCGGCATCCGCGCGGCGCACACTGTGTCGTGGACGGCGAACTGGTGCGCATGCCGGACCGGCTCGAGGTGCGGATCCATCCGGGCGAGCTGCAGGTGCTGGCGCCGCCGGCCCTTCCGGACACCTGA
- a CDS encoding winged helix-turn-helix transcriptional regulator, whose protein sequence is MSRPRAKLTNKFPGCPVESTLSLLDGKWKGVILYHLITEGTLRFSELQRRLSSVTQRMLTKQLREMEEAGIVSRTVFPVVPPRVDYALTPLGRSLEPVMQALLQWGETHVACRDGKRVMVAPGETADAAAPARAASAA, encoded by the coding sequence ATGTCGCGACCCCGCGCCAAGCTCACCAACAAGTTTCCGGGATGCCCGGTCGAATCGACGCTGAGCCTGCTCGATGGCAAGTGGAAGGGCGTGATCCTCTATCACCTGATCACCGAAGGCACCTTGCGTTTCAGCGAGTTGCAGCGCCGTCTTTCCTCCGTTACCCAGCGGATGCTGACCAAGCAGCTTCGCGAAATGGAGGAGGCAGGGATCGTCTCGCGGACGGTGTTTCCGGTCGTTCCGCCGAGGGTGGACTACGCGCTGACGCCGCTTGGCCGCAGCCTCGAGCCGGTGATGCAGGCGCTTCTGCAGTGGGGCGAGACCCACGTCGCCTGCCGCGACGGCAAGCGTGTCATGGTCGCTCCCGGAGAGACGGCGGACGCCGCAGCACCGGCCAGAGCCGCCTCGGCCGCCTGA
- a CDS encoding zinc-binding alcohol dehydrogenase family protein — MRAIGYRTPLSIDNQESLVDLELPVPEATSHDLLVEVKAVSVNPVDTKVRAGAAPEPGHHRILGFDAAGVVKAVGEKVTLFKPGDAVYYAGAIDRPGTNSEFHLVDERIVGRKPESLGFAEAAALPLTAITAYEMLFHRLKVQDKPAPENNILLVTGGAGGVGSMTIQLARTLTDLTVVTTASRPESTEWARALGAHHVLDHRNPLAPQYAGLGLDAPYFVFSVTRSDLHTPGLIAIIAPQGRFGIIDDIKDGFDAMPFKGKSLSIHWEMMFARSLYHTPDMIEQHRLLNHVADLVDAGRIRTTLAETLGTINATNLRRAHALVESGHVTGKVVLEGFDA; from the coding sequence ATGCGCGCCATCGGTTACAGGACACCCCTTTCCATCGATAACCAGGAATCCCTGGTCGACCTCGAGCTTCCCGTGCCCGAAGCGACGAGCCACGACCTGCTCGTCGAAGTGAAAGCCGTTTCGGTCAATCCCGTGGACACCAAAGTACGCGCCGGAGCCGCACCCGAACCGGGGCATCATCGCATCCTCGGCTTCGATGCGGCCGGCGTGGTCAAGGCCGTCGGCGAAAAGGTCACCCTCTTCAAGCCCGGCGATGCGGTCTATTACGCCGGCGCGATCGACCGTCCCGGCACCAACAGCGAGTTCCACCTGGTCGATGAGCGGATCGTCGGCCGCAAGCCGGAAAGTCTCGGCTTTGCCGAGGCGGCGGCACTGCCGCTCACCGCGATAACCGCCTACGAGATGCTGTTCCATCGCCTGAAAGTTCAGGACAAGCCGGCGCCCGAAAACAACATTCTTCTCGTCACCGGCGGGGCCGGCGGCGTCGGCTCGATGACGATCCAGCTCGCACGCACCCTGACCGATCTTACCGTCGTCACCACCGCCTCGCGGCCGGAGAGCACGGAATGGGCTCGTGCGCTCGGCGCCCACCACGTCCTCGACCATCGCAATCCGCTGGCGCCGCAATATGCCGGCCTCGGGCTCGACGCCCCGTATTTCGTCTTCTCGGTGACCCGCAGCGACCTCCACACACCGGGGCTGATCGCCATCATCGCGCCGCAGGGGCGGTTCGGCATCATCGACGACATCAAGGACGGCTTCGACGCGATGCCGTTCAAGGGCAAGTCGCTGTCGATCCACTGGGAGATGATGTTCGCCCGCTCGCTCTACCACACGCCCGACATGATCGAGCAGCACCGCCTGCTGAACCACGTCGCCGATCTCGTCGACGCCGGCCGCATCCGCACGACGCTCGCAGAAACGCTCGGGACGATCAACGCGACCAATCTCCGCCGGGCTCATGCCCTCGTCGAAAGCGGGCACGTGACCGGCAAGGTGGTGCTGGAAGGCTTCGACGCCTGA
- a CDS encoding GFA family protein has translation MDKVTGGCLCGNIRFAASGQPYRVGICHCLDCRKHHGALFHASAIFPEDAVTIEGETRDYAGRFFCPRCGSPVFGRSGDEIEVNLGSLDAPDQFRPTYELWTIRREPFLPPFPLERRYERDREGPGRTEP, from the coding sequence ATGGACAAGGTCACCGGTGGTTGCCTCTGCGGCAACATCCGTTTTGCGGCTTCAGGACAGCCCTATAGGGTCGGCATCTGTCATTGTCTCGACTGCCGCAAGCATCACGGGGCGTTGTTCCACGCCTCGGCGATCTTCCCAGAAGATGCGGTAACGATCGAAGGTGAGACCCGCGACTATGCCGGCCGGTTCTTCTGCCCGCGCTGCGGCTCGCCGGTCTTCGGGCGCAGCGGCGACGAGATCGAGGTGAACCTCGGCTCGCTCGATGCGCCCGACCAGTTCAGGCCGACCTACGAGCTCTGGACGATCCGGCGCGAACCCTTTCTGCCGCCGTTTCCGCTCGAAAGACGATACGAGCGCGACCGCGAGGGCCCAGGTCGAACCGAGCCGTAG
- a CDS encoding L,D-transpeptidase — MPISRRGFLAGLPLLLAGCTTNSDYANYGPITDEPYPIKRVSLEKFKPGLRRQEVAYATNEPVGTIVVDTPARRLYYVLGEGRAIRYGVGVGRNGYALAGHAYIGRKAEWPGWTPTGKMIARDPRNRRYAGGVPGGLSSPLGARALYLYRGGGDTMFRIHGTTQPWSIGQAMSSGCIRMMNHDVIDLYNRVNVGARVLVLQA, encoded by the coding sequence ATGCCGATCTCTCGCCGTGGATTCCTGGCTGGACTGCCGCTGCTGCTTGCCGGCTGCACCACGAATTCCGACTACGCCAATTACGGCCCGATCACCGACGAGCCCTATCCGATCAAGCGGGTGTCGCTCGAGAAGTTCAAGCCGGGACTGCGCCGCCAGGAGGTCGCCTATGCGACCAACGAGCCGGTCGGCACGATCGTCGTCGATACGCCGGCCCGCCGGCTCTACTATGTGCTCGGGGAGGGCCGGGCGATCCGCTACGGCGTCGGCGTCGGCCGCAACGGCTATGCGCTTGCCGGTCACGCCTATATCGGCCGCAAGGCGGAATGGCCCGGCTGGACGCCGACCGGCAAGATGATCGCCCGCGATCCGCGCAACCGCCGTTATGCCGGTGGCGTTCCGGGCGGCCTGTCGAGCCCGCTCGGCGCCCGCGCGCTCTACCTCTATCGTGGCGGCGGCGACACCATGTTCCGCATCCACGGCACCACGCAACCCTGGTCGATCGGCCAGGCGATGTCGAGCGGCTGCATCCGCATGATGAACCACGACGTCATCGACCTCTACAACCGCGTCAACGTCGGCGCGCGGGTTCTCGTCCTGCAGGCCTGA
- a CDS encoding Lrp/AsnC family transcriptional regulator encodes MPNLDAFDMRILSVLQEDARASNVDIAERINLSPTPCLRRIRNLEKDGVIRGYRAEIDRNKVGLGLTVFVEIKVGQHNRASSDRLQEALLAVPEVASCHLISGEADFLAEVVVADLAAYETLLTETLLDLPGVTDIRSNFAIRTVKTGGPLKLPPPQS; translated from the coding sequence ATGCCAAATCTTGATGCATTTGATATGCGCATCCTGTCGGTCCTGCAGGAAGACGCCCGCGCGAGCAATGTCGACATCGCCGAACGGATCAATCTTTCCCCGACCCCGTGTCTCAGGCGCATCCGCAATCTCGAGAAGGACGGCGTGATCCGCGGCTACCGGGCGGAGATCGACCGCAACAAGGTCGGGCTCGGCCTGACGGTGTTCGTGGAGATCAAGGTCGGCCAGCACAACCGTGCGAGTTCGGATCGGCTGCAGGAGGCGTTGCTCGCCGTGCCGGAGGTCGCCTCCTGCCACCTCATCTCGGGCGAGGCGGATTTCCTCGCCGAGGTGGTGGTCGCCGACCTCGCGGCCTACGAGACGCTTCTCACCGAGACGCTGCTCGACCTGCCGGGCGTTACCGACATCCGCTCGAACTTCGCCATCCGGACGGTGAAGACGGGCGGGCCGCTGAAGCTTCCGCCGCCGCAGTCGTAA
- a CDS encoding DMT family transporter has protein sequence MVHASLQEAAVPSKASGYAAALVTVVIWAVWVIATRHGRQGAIGATELGLIRFGVPALVLAPVWLRTGLMPRGVSPLVLFLMVCGSGAPFFHLAAFALRFAPASAAGVLLVGAMPLATALIGIVVFRERPDRLRLAGLGAILLGIALLLTSLLEAQHIAWQGYLLLPVAATFWAVYTHAFRRSGLGALEGSALIAIWSFLIHIGLAFTVGVDFSGIGFQALGIQVVAQGLLSGLAATVAYGAAVRILGSTPAAAFAALVPVMAAFGGALLLGETIGPVDIIAALVTGIGVALSTGILSRRR, from the coding sequence ATGGTTCACGCGAGCCTGCAGGAGGCAGCCGTGCCGTCGAAAGCATCGGGATATGCGGCGGCACTCGTGACCGTCGTCATCTGGGCGGTGTGGGTGATCGCCACCCGTCACGGGCGGCAGGGGGCAATCGGCGCCACCGAGCTCGGCCTGATCCGCTTCGGCGTTCCCGCGCTCGTGCTCGCCCCCGTCTGGCTCCGGACCGGGCTCATGCCCCGTGGAGTGTCACCACTCGTGCTTTTCCTGATGGTTTGCGGATCGGGGGCGCCGTTCTTCCACCTCGCCGCTTTCGCCCTGCGCTTCGCGCCGGCCTCGGCCGCTGGCGTGCTGCTCGTCGGCGCCATGCCGCTCGCAACCGCGCTGATCGGCATCGTCGTCTTTCGCGAACGGCCGGACCGGCTGAGGCTCGCCGGACTCGGTGCGATCCTGCTCGGCATCGCGCTTCTTCTTACGAGCCTGCTCGAAGCCCAGCATATCGCCTGGCAGGGCTATCTGCTGCTGCCCGTCGCCGCCACCTTCTGGGCGGTCTACACCCATGCCTTCCGGCGTTCCGGCCTCGGGGCGCTCGAAGGCAGCGCGCTGATCGCCATCTGGTCCTTCCTTATACACATCGGCCTCGCCTTCACCGTCGGTGTCGACTTCAGCGGCATCGGGTTTCAGGCTCTCGGCATCCAGGTGGTGGCACAGGGCCTGCTCTCCGGCCTTGCCGCCACCGTCGCCTACGGTGCGGCGGTGCGTATTCTCGGCAGCACGCCGGCCGCGGCCTTCGCCGCCCTCGTCCCGGTCATGGCGGCATTCGGCGGCGCGCTGCTTCTCGGCGAAACGATCGGCCCCGTCGACATCATCGCCGCCCTCGTCACCGGCATCGGCGTGGCACTTTCGACCGGCATCCTCTCGCGCCGCAGATAA
- a CDS encoding class I SAM-dependent methyltransferase, translating to MDTSDKTFSGAIPELYDQYMVPMIFEEFAEDLAARVAARSPMSVMETAAGTGALTRALAPLLSSEARYLVTDLNPPMLAQAQDRQPPDERLSWQPVDALSLPFDDGMFDAVCCQFGVMFFPDRVAGYKEARRVLRPGGLYAFNTWDRIEDNEFAHIVEQTLADVFPDDPPVFMSRTPHGYFDTERIRRDVEAAGFSDVEIATIETGSPAPSAMHAAIAYCQGTPFRNEITARNAELLRVVTEKVAASIAGRFGDGPISGRIRGHVVTAVA from the coding sequence ATGGACACTAGCGATAAGACGTTCAGCGGCGCCATACCGGAACTGTATGACCAGTATATGGTGCCGATGATCTTTGAGGAATTTGCCGAGGATCTGGCGGCGCGCGTGGCCGCCCGCTCTCCCATGTCGGTCATGGAGACGGCGGCGGGCACCGGTGCCCTCACCCGGGCGCTTGCACCTTTGCTTTCGAGCGAGGCACGCTATCTCGTCACCGACCTCAACCCGCCGATGCTGGCGCAGGCGCAAGACCGGCAACCGCCGGACGAACGCCTGAGCTGGCAGCCGGTCGACGCGCTCAGCCTGCCGTTCGACGACGGTATGTTCGATGCGGTCTGCTGCCAGTTCGGCGTGATGTTCTTTCCCGACCGGGTCGCCGGATACAAGGAGGCACGGCGCGTCCTGCGGCCGGGCGGGCTTTACGCCTTCAACACATGGGATCGGATCGAGGACAACGAATTCGCCCATATCGTCGAACAGACGCTGGCCGACGTCTTTCCCGACGACCCGCCGGTGTTCATGTCGCGAACGCCGCATGGCTACTTCGATACCGAGCGCATCCGGCGGGATGTCGAGGCGGCAGGCTTCAGCGACGTTGAAATCGCCACGATAGAGACCGGCAGCCCCGCGCCATCGGCGATGCACGCCGCCATCGCCTACTGCCAGGGCACGCCATTCCGCAACGAGATCACGGCTCGCAACGCCGAACTGCTGCGCGTCGTCACGGAAAAGGTAGCCGCGTCAATCGCCGGACGGTTCGGAGACGGGCCGATCAGCGGTCGCATTCGCGGCCATGTGGTTACCGCAGTCGCCTGA
- a CDS encoding DUF2200 domain-containing protein: MTTHRIYSTAFASVYPLYVAKAERKGGTKAEVDEIIAWLTGYSPVALADQLAKHTSFEDFLAQAPRMNPARSSITGVVCGVRVEHIEEPTMRDIRYLDKLIDELAKGRPMAKILRS, from the coding sequence ATGACGACGCATCGCATCTATTCGACGGCCTTCGCCAGCGTCTATCCCCTCTACGTCGCGAAAGCGGAAAGGAAGGGAGGGACGAAAGCGGAGGTCGATGAGATCATCGCCTGGCTGACCGGCTACAGCCCCGTGGCGCTCGCCGATCAGCTCGCGAAGCACACCAGTTTCGAGGATTTTCTTGCGCAGGCGCCGCGGATGAATCCCGCCCGGAGCTCGATCACCGGCGTTGTCTGCGGTGTTCGCGTGGAGCATATCGAGGAGCCGACCATGCGGGATATCCGCTATCTCGACAAGCTGATCGACGAACTCGCCAAGGGCAGGCCGATGGCGAAGATCCTGCGCAGCTAA
- a CDS encoding branched-chain amino acid aminotransferase yields the protein MQQDALTFAINPNANPMPEADRLKAFENLGFGTLFSDHMAVIRWSADKGWHSAEVTARAPFPLDPAAAVLHYAQEIFEGMKAYRAADGRAVLFRPEENARRFNESARRMAMPELPEALFLEAVEQLVRADARWIPAAEGSSLYLRPFMFASEAFLGVRPSKEYIFCVIASPVGPYFKGGAKPVSIWVSEHYTRAAAGGTGAAKCGGNYAASLVAQAAAYEHGCDQVVFLDAAEHRWIEELGGMNVFVVMADGSLVTPPLGGTILPGITRKSLIALARDLGYTVREERYAFEDWKADVASGKAKEAFACGTAAVVAAIGKVKSPDGEFVINAGETGPVTAKLRDTLVGIQRGQTNDAHGWLKVLEGV from the coding sequence ATGCAACAAGACGCTCTTACCTTCGCCATCAATCCGAACGCCAACCCGATGCCGGAGGCGGACCGCCTCAAGGCCTTCGAGAACCTCGGCTTCGGCACGCTCTTTTCCGACCACATGGCGGTCATCCGCTGGAGTGCCGACAAGGGCTGGCACTCGGCCGAAGTGACCGCGCGGGCGCCGTTCCCGCTCGATCCGGCCGCGGCCGTGCTGCATTACGCCCAGGAAATCTTCGAGGGCATGAAGGCCTACCGCGCCGCCGACGGCCGCGCCGTGCTCTTCCGCCCGGAGGAGAACGCCCGCCGCTTCAACGAATCTGCGCGCCGCATGGCGATGCCCGAACTGCCCGAGGCGCTGTTCCTCGAAGCGGTCGAGCAGCTCGTCCGCGCCGACGCCAGGTGGATCCCGGCGGCCGAGGGCAGCAGCCTCTATCTGCGTCCGTTCATGTTCGCCTCGGAAGCCTTTCTCGGTGTGCGCCCGTCGAAGGAATATATCTTCTGCGTCATCGCCTCGCCGGTCGGCCCCTATTTCAAGGGTGGCGCCAAGCCGGTCAGCATCTGGGTGTCGGAGCATTATACCCGTGCTGCCGCCGGCGGCACCGGTGCGGCCAAGTGCGGCGGCAACTATGCCGCCAGCCTGGTGGCACAGGCCGCCGCCTACGAGCACGGCTGCGACCAGGTCGTCTTCCTCGATGCCGCCGAGCATCGCTGGATCGAGGAACTGGGCGGCATGAACGTCTTCGTCGTGATGGCCGACGGCTCGCTCGTCACCCCGCCGCTCGGCGGCACGATCCTGCCCGGCATCACCCGCAAGTCGCTGATCGCGCTCGCCCGTGACCTCGGCTACACTGTGCGCGAAGAGCGCTACGCCTTCGAGGACTGGAAGGCGGACGTGGCGAGCGGCAAGGCGAAGGAAGCCTTTGCCTGCGGCACGGCGGCCGTCGTCGCCGCGATCGGCAAGGTCAAGTCGCCGGATGGCGAATTCGTCATCAATGCGGGCGAAACCGGCCCGGTGACGGCGAAGCTCCGCGATACGCTCGTCGGCATCCAGCGCGGCCAGACCAACGACGCGCACGGTTGGCTGAAGGTGCTCGAAGGCGTCTGA
- a CDS encoding serine hydrolase domain-containing protein, producing the protein MDADGANLWQPVLSRIPAPTAIFATGRGLAKPFGVAAGLADPVVQRPFTTETPFRIASNTKTFVAATALRLWERGQLDLDAPVAALLTPALTELLQTAGYGTGEITVRHLLNHSAGIFDHTGTERFSDVIHQAQDHVWTREDQVRLSCVSSGPTASPGVEFRYSDTGYILLGDILERVSCRPLAVLVRQEMRFDESGMTSTWWEKEEPAPAGIVPRACQFIGKEEFTALDASADLFGGGGLVMNVRDLAGFMAHLFEARIFQRPETLAEMLSAGSHKRAEEYRLGLFSRFVGEVEVFTHAGFWGTLACYSPDSGVAVAGCTLDKAYFGELERIVEEFLLAVA; encoded by the coding sequence ATGGATGCAGACGGCGCAAATCTCTGGCAACCGGTTCTTTCCCGCATCCCCGCGCCCACGGCGATCTTCGCAACGGGCAGGGGGCTCGCGAAGCCTTTCGGTGTGGCCGCAGGACTTGCGGACCCGGTGGTGCAGAGGCCTTTCACAACGGAAACTCCGTTCCGTATCGCCAGCAATACCAAGACCTTCGTCGCCGCGACTGCCTTGCGGCTGTGGGAGCGGGGTCAACTCGATCTGGATGCGCCGGTCGCCGCTCTTCTGACACCGGCACTGACGGAACTCTTGCAGACTGCCGGCTACGGCACCGGCGAGATCACTGTTCGTCACCTCCTCAACCACAGCGCGGGCATCTTCGATCATACCGGCACGGAGCGCTTCAGCGACGTGATCCATCAAGCACAGGACCATGTCTGGACGCGAGAGGACCAGGTGCGGCTCTCATGTGTTTCGTCCGGCCCGACGGCGTCACCGGGCGTCGAGTTCCGCTACTCCGACACCGGATATATACTGCTCGGCGACATCCTCGAGCGCGTGTCCTGCCGACCTCTTGCCGTTCTGGTGCGGCAGGAAATGCGCTTCGACGAATCGGGGATGACATCGACATGGTGGGAAAAGGAGGAGCCGGCGCCGGCTGGTATCGTGCCGCGTGCGTGCCAGTTCATCGGGAAAGAGGAGTTCACCGCCCTCGATGCGTCGGCCGATCTTTTCGGCGGAGGCGGACTCGTCATGAACGTCCGCGATCTCGCGGGCTTCATGGCACATCTTTTCGAGGCGCGAATCTTTCAGCGGCCGGAAACGCTTGCGGAAATGCTGTCCGCCGGGTCGCACAAGAGAGCGGAGGAGTATCGCCTCGGACTGTTCTCGCGCTTTGTCGGCGAGGTCGAGGTCTTCACCCATGCCGGCTTCTGGGGAACTCTGGCCTGCTACAGTCCAGACAGTGGCGTTGCCGTCGCGGGCTGCACTCTCGACAAGGCGTATTTCGGTGAGCTGGAACGGATCGTTGAAGAATTCCTGCTCGCTGTTGCCTGA
- a CDS encoding electron transfer flavoprotein-ubiquinone oxidoreductase, which produces MSEQELPERESMEFDVVIVGAGPAGLSAAIRLKQVNPELTVVVLEKGAEVGAHILSGAVVDPIGIDRLLPDWREDEGHPFRTEVTDDQFLFLGPAGSIRLPNAFMPPLMNNHGNYIVSLGNVCRWLAAKAEELGVEIYPGFAATEVLYNDAGAVIGVATGDMGIEKNGEPGPNYTRGMELLGKYVLIGEGVRGSLAKQLIAKFDLQKDREPQKFGIGLKELWQVKPENHKPGLVQHSFGWPLDMKTGGGSFLYHLEDNLVAVGFVVHLNYKNPYLFPFEEFQRFKTHPTIAPTFEGGKRLSYGARAITEGGYQSVPKLSFPGGALIGCSAGFVNVPRIKGSHNAVLSGMLAAEKIAEAIASGRANDEVVEIETEWRATDIGKDLKRVRNVKPLWSKFGTAIGVALGGLDMWINQIFGSSPFTLKHGKTDAASLEPAAKHKPIAYPKPDGVLTFDRLSSVFLSNTNHEEDQPVHLQVKDIALQKSSELGVFAGPSTRYCPAGVYEWVEKDGEQVYVINAQNCVHCKTCDIKDPNQNINWVPPQGGEGPVYPNM; this is translated from the coding sequence ATGAGCGAACAGGAACTGCCCGAGCGCGAGAGCATGGAATTCGACGTGGTGATCGTGGGGGCGGGGCCTGCCGGCCTCTCCGCGGCCATCCGCCTGAAACAGGTCAATCCGGAGCTGACCGTCGTCGTCCTCGAAAAGGGCGCGGAAGTCGGCGCGCACATCCTGTCCGGCGCCGTCGTCGATCCGATCGGCATCGACCGCCTGCTGCCCGACTGGCGGGAAGACGAAGGGCACCCGTTCAGGACGGAGGTCACCGACGACCAGTTCCTGTTCTTAGGACCTGCCGGCTCGATCCGCCTGCCGAACGCCTTCATGCCGCCGCTGATGAACAATCACGGCAACTACATCGTCTCTCTCGGCAATGTCTGTCGCTGGCTGGCGGCCAAGGCCGAGGAGCTCGGCGTCGAGATCTATCCGGGCTTTGCCGCGACCGAAGTGCTCTACAACGACGCGGGCGCCGTGATCGGGGTCGCGACCGGCGACATGGGTATCGAGAAGAACGGTGAGCCGGGTCCGAACTACACCCGCGGCATGGAACTGCTCGGCAAGTACGTGCTGATCGGCGAGGGCGTGCGCGGTTCGCTCGCCAAGCAGCTCATTGCGAAATTCGACCTCCAGAAGGATCGCGAGCCGCAGAAGTTCGGCATTGGCCTCAAGGAACTCTGGCAGGTGAAGCCCGAGAACCACAAGCCCGGCCTCGTCCAGCACTCCTTCGGCTGGCCGCTCGACATGAAGACCGGCGGCGGCTCGTTCCTCTATCATCTCGAAGACAATCTCGTGGCGGTCGGCTTCGTCGTCCACCTGAACTACAAGAACCCCTATCTCTTCCCCTTCGAGGAGTTCCAGCGCTTCAAGACCCATCCGACGATTGCTCCGACCTTCGAGGGCGGCAAGCGGCTCTCCTACGGCGCCCGCGCGATCACCGAGGGCGGGTACCAGTCGGTGCCGAAGCTCTCCTTCCCCGGCGGCGCGCTGATCGGCTGTTCCGCCGGCTTCGTCAACGTCCCGCGCATCAAGGGGTCGCACAACGCCGTGCTCTCCGGCATGCTGGCGGCGGAGAAGATCGCTGAGGCGATTGCGAGCGGTCGCGCCAATGACGAAGTCGTAGAGATCGAGACCGAATGGCGCGCGACCGACATCGGCAAGGACCTGAAGCGGGTCCGCAACGTCAAGCCGCTGTGGTCGAAGTTCGGCACCGCGATCGGCGTAGCGCTCGGTGGCCTCGACATGTGGATCAACCAGATCTTCGGCTCGTCGCCCTTCACCCTGAAGCACGGCAAGACCGACGCGGCGAGCCTCGAGCCGGCCGCCAAGCACAAGCCGATCGCCTATCCGAAGCCGGACGGCGTTCTGACCTTCGACCGCCTCTCCTCGGTGTTCCTGTCGAACACCAATCACGAGGAAGACCAGCCGGTACACCTGCAGGTGAAGGACATCGCCCTGCAGAAGTCGTCGGAACTCGGCGTCTTTGCCGGTCCCTCGACCCGCTACTGTCCGGCCGGCGTTTATGAATGGGTCGAGAAGGACGGCGAGCAGGTCTACGTGATCAACGCGCAGAACTGCGTCCACTGCAAGACCTGCGACATCAAGGACCCGAACCAGAACATCAACTGGGTGCCCCCGCAGGGGGGCGAAGGTCCGGTCTATCCGAACATGTGA